A genomic window from Pseudonocardia broussonetiae includes:
- a CDS encoding cytochrome b, which yields MSSITTPTTSGGGGNRLVAGALDGADQRYHPAAGMRKQFNKVFPTHWSFMLGEVALYSFIVLLLSGTYLALFYDPSMAEVTYDGVFDNLRGVHMTRAYESTLDISFEVRGGLFVRQVHHWAALLFMAAMVAHMFRTYFTGAFRKPREANWVIGIVLTLVGTFEGFTGYSLPDDLLSGTGLRIASGITLSVPVAGTWIQWALFGGEFPGTEIIPRLYIIHVLLFPGILLALIGLHVGLVWYQKHTQFPGPGRTEHNVVGVRILPAFAAKGGAFFAVFVGVNGLMGGLLQINPIWNLGPYNPAQISAGSQPDFYMGWSDGMARLWPAWEIYLGDYTIPAVFWPTAAFLPLIFVVAGAYPWLEARFTKDRALHNLLQRPRDVPVRTALGAMAIMFYMVLLISSANDWFAYFFDVSLNATTWMGRIGLLVLPPVAYWATYRICIGLQKGDRAVLEHGIETGIIKRLPHGEFIEVHQPLAGVDAHGHAIPLAYQGAPVPKRMNQLGLGGAPVPGSLLTPDPREETLALERAKAEEAAAEAARHGGHDGDDQRAARTAQSRELAASSEGRPQDTDD from the coding sequence ATGAGTTCGATCACCACGCCGACGACGTCCGGGGGCGGTGGCAACAGGCTCGTCGCCGGTGCCCTGGACGGGGCCGACCAGCGCTACCACCCCGCCGCGGGCATGCGGAAGCAGTTCAACAAGGTCTTCCCGACGCACTGGTCGTTCATGCTCGGTGAGGTCGCCCTCTACAGCTTCATCGTGCTGCTGCTCTCGGGCACGTACCTGGCTCTGTTCTACGACCCCTCGATGGCCGAGGTCACCTACGACGGGGTCTTCGACAACCTGCGCGGGGTCCACATGACCCGGGCCTACGAGTCGACGCTCGACATCTCGTTCGAGGTGCGCGGCGGCCTGTTCGTCCGCCAGGTGCACCACTGGGCGGCGCTGCTGTTCATGGCCGCGATGGTCGCGCACATGTTCCGCACCTACTTCACCGGCGCGTTCCGCAAGCCGCGTGAGGCCAACTGGGTCATCGGCATCGTGCTGACCCTCGTCGGCACGTTCGAGGGCTTCACCGGCTACTCGCTCCCCGACGACCTGCTCTCGGGCACCGGCCTCCGCATCGCGTCGGGCATCACGCTCTCGGTCCCCGTGGCCGGTACCTGGATCCAGTGGGCACTCTTCGGCGGGGAGTTCCCCGGCACGGAGATCATCCCGCGGCTCTACATCATCCACGTGCTGCTGTTCCCGGGCATCCTGCTGGCGCTGATCGGCCTGCACGTCGGCCTGGTCTGGTATCAGAAGCACACCCAGTTCCCCGGCCCCGGCCGCACCGAGCACAACGTGGTCGGCGTCCGCATCCTCCCGGCCTTCGCGGCCAAGGGCGGCGCGTTCTTCGCGGTGTTCGTCGGCGTCAACGGCCTCATGGGCGGCCTGCTCCAGATCAACCCGATCTGGAACCTCGGGCCGTACAACCCGGCGCAGATCTCGGCGGGTTCCCAGCCCGACTTCTACATGGGCTGGTCCGACGGCATGGCCCGGCTGTGGCCCGCGTGGGAGATCTACCTGGGCGACTACACGATCCCGGCGGTGTTCTGGCCGACGGCCGCGTTCCTGCCGCTGATCTTCGTGGTCGCCGGCGCGTACCCGTGGCTCGAGGCGCGGTTCACCAAGGACAGGGCCCTGCACAACCTGCTGCAGCGCCCCCGCGACGTGCCGGTCCGCACCGCGCTCGGCGCGATGGCGATCATGTTCTACATGGTCCTGCTGATCAGCTCGGCCAACGACTGGTTCGCCTACTTCTTCGACGTGTCGCTCAACGCCACGACGTGGATGGGCCGCATCGGCCTGCTGGTCCTGCCGCCCGTCGCCTACTGGGCGACCTACCGGATCTGCATCGGCCTGCAGAAGGGCGACCGCGCGGTCCTCGAGCACGGCATCGAGACCGGCATCATCAAGCGCCTGCCGCACGGCGAGTTCATCGAGGTGCACCAGCCCCTCGCCGGGGTCGACGCCCACGGGCACGCGATCCCGCTCGCCTACCAGGGCGCCCCGGTGCCCAAGCGGATGAACCAGCTCGGCCTGGGCGGTGCCCCGGTCCCCGGCTCGCTGCTCACGCCCGACCCGCGCGAGGAGACCCTCGCGCTGGAGAGGGCGAAGGCCGAGGAGGCCGCGGCCGAGGCGGCCCGCCACGGCGGTCACGACGGCGACGACCAGCGCGCCGCCCGCACCGCCCAGAGCCGCGAGCTCGCGGCCAGCTCCGAGGGTCGTCCGCAGGACACCGACGACTGA
- a CDS encoding glycosyltransferase 87 family protein yields MNARAAVAVVTVALLGHAVVLAVWPAAHTLLIDLQVYRAGGQHVVDGIPLYAGGVLLDLPFVYPPFAALVFAPLAWLPFPVLATAWTLLGVGLLAVVVHRCGASGPLLVALVALATWLDPVRTTLYLGQVNIVLLALVAADLFGRPHRLRGVGIGLAAAVKLTPLLFVAYLLVTRRIRAAATALGVFVVAGAVGFLVAPADSVQFWLRGTFASAGRISDVAGPSNTALAGLLARAGLPEVVPSALLALAVLAVAAALHRRGDDLAAGTLVGLGSAAAAPFAWSHHWVWVVPLVVLLARRAVAGERAAAAGLGGVLLVTLAFVTRLPGPAVGPIPATGAVSLAPDAYLALFLVVLGVAARSLRRPAHV; encoded by the coding sequence ATGAACGCCCGGGCGGCCGTCGCCGTCGTCACGGTCGCGCTGCTCGGCCACGCCGTCGTGCTGGCGGTCTGGCCGGCGGCGCACACCCTGCTCATCGACCTGCAGGTGTACCGCGCGGGCGGGCAGCACGTCGTCGACGGGATCCCGCTGTACGCCGGCGGGGTGCTGCTCGACCTGCCGTTCGTCTACCCGCCGTTCGCGGCCCTGGTGTTCGCGCCGCTGGCGTGGCTGCCGTTCCCGGTACTGGCCACGGCCTGGACGCTGCTGGGCGTGGGGCTGCTCGCCGTCGTCGTGCACCGGTGCGGGGCGTCGGGGCCGCTGCTCGTCGCCCTGGTGGCGCTGGCGACCTGGCTCGACCCCGTGCGCACCACGCTCTACCTCGGGCAGGTCAACATCGTGCTGCTGGCGCTCGTCGCCGCCGACCTGTTCGGGCGCCCGCACCGCCTGCGCGGCGTCGGGATCGGGCTGGCGGCCGCGGTGAAGCTCACCCCGCTGCTGTTCGTGGCGTACCTGCTGGTCACGCGGCGGATCCGGGCCGCGGCCACCGCGCTGGGCGTGTTCGTCGTCGCCGGGGCGGTCGGGTTCCTCGTGGCGCCCGCCGACTCCGTGCAGTTCTGGCTGCGCGGCACGTTCGCCTCGGCCGGGCGCATCTCCGACGTCGCCGGGCCCAGCAACACCGCGCTGGCCGGCCTCCTGGCGCGCGCGGGGCTGCCGGAGGTGGTGCCGTCGGCGCTGCTGGCCCTCGCCGTGCTCGCCGTGGCGGCCGCGCTCCACCGCCGGGGCGACGACCTCGCGGCCGGCACGCTCGTCGGGCTCGGGTCGGCCGCGGCCGCGCCGTTCGCGTGGTCGCACCACTGGGTGTGGGTGGTGCCGCTGGTGGTGCTGCTGGCCCGCCGCGCGGTGGCGGGGGAGCGGGCGGCCGCCGCCGGGCTGGGCGGGGTCCTGCTCGTCACGCTCGCGTTCGTGACGCGGCTGCCCGGTCCCGCCGTGGGGCCGATCCCGGCCACCGGGGCGGTCTCGCTGGCCCCGGACGCCTACCTCGCGCTGTTCCTGGTCGTGCTGGGGGTCGCCGCCCGGTCGCTGCGGCGGCCCGCGCACGTCTGA
- a CDS encoding acyl-CoA dehydrogenase: MRSLLLSRRDLDFLLHEWLDVGALTARERFAEHSRETFDAVLELSERVATEQFAPHNRTADLHEPEFDGERVHMIPEVAKALEAFAATGITAAGMDESVGGMQLPQTVAQACFLWFQAANVGTSAYPFLTIANANLLLAHGTPEQVETWVEPMLEGRYFGTMCLSEPQAGSSLADITTRAEPRDDGTYRLSGNKMWISGGDHDLSENIVHLVLAKVPGGPAGVKGISLFIVPKFLADGQRNDVSLAGVNHKMGFRGTVNTLLNFGEGRHTPGGEAGAVGYLVGEEGRGLALMFHMMNEARVGVGGNAAALGYTGYLHALDYARTRTQGRPPTAKSGPPVAIIEHPDVARMLLAQKSYAEGAVALILYCARLLDDERTGATEVDRARAHLLLDTLTPIAKSWPSQWCLAANDLAIQVHGGYGYTREYAVEQFWRDNRLNMIHEGTHGIQGLDLLGRKVVLHDGAGLRLLLDTITGTVDAARAAGLDDHADALAAAVARTGEVTAALWAAGDPAVTLANSSTYLEAVGHVVVAWMWLEQLVAAAGREGDFYDGKRAAGGYFFRHELPRTGPQFALLESLDRSTLDVRPEWF, encoded by the coding sequence GTGCGCTCTCTGCTGCTGTCCCGCCGCGACCTCGACTTCCTCCTCCACGAGTGGCTCGACGTCGGCGCGCTGACCGCGCGCGAGCGGTTCGCCGAGCACTCCCGCGAGACGTTCGACGCCGTGCTGGAGCTCTCCGAGCGCGTCGCCACCGAGCAGTTCGCCCCGCACAACCGCACCGCCGACCTGCACGAGCCCGAGTTCGACGGCGAGCGCGTGCACATGATCCCCGAGGTGGCGAAGGCGCTGGAGGCGTTCGCGGCCACCGGGATCACCGCGGCCGGGATGGACGAGTCGGTCGGCGGGATGCAGCTGCCGCAGACCGTCGCGCAGGCCTGCTTCCTGTGGTTCCAGGCGGCCAACGTCGGCACGTCGGCGTACCCGTTCCTCACGATCGCCAACGCCAACCTGCTGCTCGCGCACGGCACGCCGGAGCAGGTCGAGACGTGGGTCGAGCCGATGCTGGAGGGCCGCTACTTCGGGACGATGTGCCTGTCGGAGCCGCAGGCCGGCTCGTCGCTGGCCGACATCACCACCCGCGCCGAGCCCCGCGACGACGGCACGTACCGGCTGTCGGGCAACAAGATGTGGATCTCCGGTGGCGACCACGACCTGTCCGAGAACATCGTGCACCTGGTGCTGGCCAAGGTCCCGGGCGGTCCGGCGGGGGTCAAGGGCATCTCGCTGTTCATCGTGCCGAAGTTCCTGGCCGACGGGCAGCGCAACGACGTCTCGCTCGCGGGCGTCAACCACAAGATGGGCTTCCGCGGCACCGTCAACACGCTGCTCAACTTCGGCGAGGGCCGCCACACCCCCGGCGGGGAGGCCGGCGCGGTCGGCTACCTGGTGGGGGAGGAGGGCCGCGGGCTCGCGCTGATGTTCCACATGATGAACGAGGCGCGCGTCGGCGTCGGCGGCAACGCGGCGGCGCTGGGCTACACCGGCTACCTGCACGCGCTCGACTACGCCCGCACCCGGACGCAGGGCCGCCCGCCGACGGCCAAGAGCGGCCCGCCCGTCGCGATCATCGAGCACCCGGACGTCGCGCGGATGCTGCTCGCCCAGAAGTCCTACGCCGAGGGTGCCGTCGCGCTGATCCTGTACTGCGCGCGCCTGCTCGACGACGAGCGGACCGGGGCCACGGAGGTCGACCGGGCGCGCGCGCACCTGCTGCTCGACACGCTCACCCCGATCGCGAAGAGCTGGCCCTCGCAGTGGTGCCTCGCGGCCAACGACCTGGCGATCCAGGTGCACGGCGGCTACGGCTACACCCGCGAGTACGCCGTCGAGCAGTTCTGGCGCGACAACCGCCTCAACATGATCCACGAGGGCACGCACGGCATCCAGGGCCTCGACCTGCTCGGCCGCAAGGTCGTGCTGCACGACGGCGCGGGCCTGCGGCTGCTGCTGGACACGATCACCGGCACCGTCGACGCGGCCCGCGCCGCGGGGCTGGACGACCACGCCGACGCCCTCGCCGCGGCCGTGGCGCGCACCGGGGAGGTCACCGCCGCGCTGTGGGCCGCCGGCGACCCCGCCGTCACCCTGGCCAACTCCTCGACCTACCTGGAGGCGGTCGGGCACGTCGTCGTCGCGTGGATGTGGCTGGAGCAGCTCGTGGCCGCCGCGGGGCGGGAGGGCGACTTCTACGACGGCAAGCGCGCCGCGGGCGGGTACTTCTTCCGCCACGAGCTGCCGCGCACCGGCCCGCAGTTCGCGCTGCTGGAGAGCCTGGACCGCTCCACGCTCGACGTGCGGCCGGAGTGGTTCTGA
- a CDS encoding FAD-dependent oxidoreductase: MNFRVAVIGAGPSGLYAAAALLSSGEPVSVEVLDRLPAPYGLVRYGVAPDHVKMKSVIRVLQKPFDPADVEFLGGVRIGGDGIPLDELRTHFHAVVHATGSSVDRALGVPGEELAGSLGSGAFVSWYCGHPDFTELAPPLDHPGVAVVGAGNVALDVARVLAKTADEMAATDVPGPVLDALRSSAVRDVHVLIRRGPQHVRFTPAELRQIGDLAHAQVVVHDDGLLAAGVEEPDDRRQRQNLAMLGEWVDRADDGSPRRIHLRFLRSPVRLLGEGRVSGIVVERTAVDPSGRVVGTGEEETLDVGLVVRAIGYAGEPIPGLPFDEATGTVPNEGGRVVRDGVPVPGSYVTGWIKRGPTGVIGTNKGDAQETVAAVLEDLPSLPAPAHPEPEALREALAAHGIRPVDWTAWLRLDAEEVRRGGLRGAERVKVAELAEMLDAAHGADAR; this comes from the coding sequence GTGAACTTCCGCGTCGCCGTCATCGGCGCCGGGCCGTCGGGGCTCTACGCCGCGGCCGCACTGCTGTCGTCGGGGGAGCCGGTGAGCGTCGAGGTGCTCGACCGGCTGCCCGCGCCCTACGGCCTCGTCCGCTACGGCGTCGCACCCGACCACGTGAAGATGAAGTCGGTCATCCGGGTGCTGCAGAAGCCGTTCGACCCGGCCGACGTCGAGTTCCTGGGCGGGGTCCGGATCGGCGGCGACGGCATCCCGCTCGACGAGCTGCGCACCCACTTCCACGCGGTCGTGCACGCCACCGGCTCGTCGGTCGACCGCGCCCTCGGCGTGCCGGGGGAGGAGCTCGCGGGGTCGCTCGGGTCCGGCGCGTTCGTCTCCTGGTACTGCGGGCACCCCGACTTCACCGAGCTCGCACCGCCGCTCGACCACCCGGGCGTCGCCGTCGTCGGGGCGGGCAACGTCGCGCTCGACGTCGCGCGCGTGCTGGCCAAGACCGCCGACGAGATGGCGGCCACCGACGTCCCGGGGCCGGTGCTCGACGCGCTGCGCTCCAGCGCCGTCCGCGACGTCCACGTGCTGATCCGCCGCGGGCCGCAGCACGTCCGGTTCACCCCGGCGGAGCTGCGCCAGATCGGCGACCTCGCGCACGCGCAGGTCGTGGTGCACGACGACGGGCTGCTGGCCGCGGGCGTCGAGGAGCCCGACGACCGGCGGCAGCGGCAGAACCTGGCGATGCTCGGCGAGTGGGTCGACCGCGCCGACGACGGCTCCCCGCGTCGCATCCACCTGCGCTTCCTGCGCTCCCCGGTGCGCCTGCTGGGGGAGGGGCGCGTCTCCGGGATCGTCGTGGAGCGCACCGCGGTCGACCCCTCCGGTCGCGTGGTGGGCACCGGCGAGGAGGAGACCCTCGACGTCGGGCTCGTCGTCCGCGCCATCGGCTACGCGGGCGAGCCGATCCCCGGACTGCCCTTCGACGAGGCCACCGGCACCGTCCCGAACGAGGGCGGGCGGGTCGTGCGCGACGGCGTCCCGGTCCCCGGTTCCTACGTGACGGGCTGGATCAAGCGCGGACCCACGGGCGTCATCGGGACGAACAAGGGAGACGCGCAGGAGACGGTCGCCGCCGTGCTGGAGGACCTGCCGTCCCTGCCCGCCCCCGCGCACCCGGAGCCGGAGGCCCTGCGCGAGGCGCTGGCCGCCCACGGCATCCGCCCGGTCGACTGGACGGCCTGGCTGCGCCTGGACGCCGAGGAGGTCCGCCGCGGCGGGCTGCGCGGCGCGGAGCGGGTGAAGGTGGCCGAGCTCGCCGAGATGCTCGACGCGGCGCACGGGGCCGACGCGCGGTAG
- a CDS encoding enoyl-CoA hydratase-related protein, translated as MEPVLAETDDAGVRTLTFNRPDRRNGWGEDLEEAYYGHLTAAAGDPQVRAVVVTGAGTTFCPGADMGRLDGLAVDGASLPHKAVDVPREFPKPLVAAINGACAGVGLVQALFCHVRFAADTARFATSFARRGLIAEYGIAWTLTRLVGTENAHDLLLSGRTVGAAEALRLGLVSRVVPREEVLGAAQDYARDLALHTAPRAVAVIAAQLRAAADSTYGEALDRSYLEVDRFIGGPDLREGIASFREKRAPRFLPLEDS; from the coding sequence ATGGAGCCAGTGCTGGCCGAGACCGACGACGCCGGGGTGCGCACGCTCACCTTCAACCGTCCGGATCGGCGCAACGGGTGGGGCGAGGACCTGGAGGAGGCCTACTACGGCCACCTCACGGCGGCCGCCGGTGATCCGCAGGTCCGGGCCGTCGTCGTCACCGGGGCGGGGACGACGTTCTGCCCGGGTGCCGACATGGGCCGGCTCGACGGCCTCGCCGTCGACGGGGCGAGCCTGCCGCACAAGGCCGTGGACGTGCCGCGCGAGTTCCCCAAGCCGCTGGTCGCGGCGATCAACGGGGCGTGCGCGGGCGTCGGGCTGGTGCAGGCCCTGTTCTGCCACGTGCGCTTCGCCGCCGACACCGCGAGGTTCGCCACCTCGTTCGCCCGTCGCGGCCTGATCGCCGAGTACGGCATCGCGTGGACGCTGACGCGGCTGGTCGGCACCGAGAACGCCCACGACCTGCTGCTCTCCGGCCGCACGGTCGGGGCGGCGGAGGCGCTGCGGCTGGGGCTGGTCAGCCGGGTCGTGCCGCGCGAGGAGGTGCTGGGCGCCGCGCAGGACTACGCGCGCGATCTCGCGCTGCACACCGCCCCGCGCGCCGTCGCCGTCATCGCGGCCCAGCTGCGCGCCGCCGCCGACTCCACCTACGGCGAGGCGCTGGACCGCTCCTACCTCGAGGTCGACCGCTTCATCGGCGGCCCCGACCTGCGCGAGGGGATAGCGTCGTTCCGGGAGAAGCGGGCCCCGCGCTTCCTGCCCCTGGAGGACTCGTGA
- a CDS encoding DICT sensory domain-containing protein produces the protein MTVPLLSGVMAPPDGTTYGKRVLVELSHAIERFALAAEPGAPLLVIALFQRLSYLEREAAVYAEIAARSSVTLVGLVGDVPPQLPPGVRHVLLGEDEELAREWSVTVLSPNGGATLVAVDQESVDPHARTLEEGRRFRGRWSFVRADAYREALRLRARLRLPADTTEAIDEVLEAVLAAPEPRQQDRWNVPLRFLAERVDAAGRERGELQARLDTAVAHLDDVGERDARTGLHTERFLARWTAGLGAGLPVGLVLLRVPGVASLRTKYGLRAEVAALQGIAQSVQELLTPADRVVRRGEEDFLVVLPSWTESDVLALCDRVCARVSALDQQYPFVALPAVAAATVSREHPLPVERLAAQVAGGQRVSLLLPT, from the coding sequence GTGACGGTGCCGCTACTGTCCGGCGTCATGGCGCCCCCGGACGGCACGACCTACGGCAAGCGCGTGCTCGTCGAGCTCTCCCACGCGATCGAGCGCTTCGCGCTGGCCGCGGAGCCCGGCGCGCCGCTGCTCGTGATCGCCCTGTTCCAGCGCCTGTCCTACCTGGAGCGGGAGGCCGCGGTCTACGCCGAGATCGCCGCGCGGAGCTCGGTCACGCTCGTCGGGCTCGTCGGGGACGTCCCCCCGCAGCTGCCCCCGGGCGTCCGGCACGTCCTGCTCGGCGAGGACGAGGAGCTGGCGCGGGAGTGGAGCGTCACGGTGCTCAGCCCCAACGGCGGCGCGACGCTCGTGGCCGTCGACCAGGAGAGCGTCGACCCGCACGCCCGCACCCTCGAGGAGGGCCGCCGCTTCCGGGGCCGCTGGTCCTTCGTCCGCGCCGACGCCTACCGGGAGGCGCTGCGGCTGCGCGCGCGGCTGCGGCTGCCCGCCGACACGACCGAGGCGATCGACGAGGTGCTGGAGGCCGTGCTCGCCGCACCCGAGCCGCGCCAGCAGGACCGGTGGAACGTGCCGCTGCGGTTCCTGGCCGAGCGGGTCGACGCGGCCGGCCGGGAGCGCGGTGAGCTGCAGGCCCGGCTCGACACGGCCGTCGCGCACCTCGACGACGTCGGCGAGCGCGACGCCCGCACCGGCCTGCACACCGAGAGGTTCCTGGCCCGCTGGACCGCGGGGCTGGGCGCGGGGCTGCCGGTCGGGCTGGTGCTGCTGCGGGTGCCGGGCGTCGCGTCCCTGCGCACGAAGTACGGGCTGCGCGCCGAGGTCGCCGCGCTGCAGGGCATCGCGCAGAGCGTGCAGGAGCTGCTGACGCCGGCCGACCGGGTGGTGCGCCGGGGCGAGGAGGACTTCCTCGTGGTGCTGCCGTCGTGGACGGAGAGCGACGTGCTGGCGCTGTGCGACCGGGTGTGCGCGCGGGTGAGCGCGCTCGACCAGCAGTACCCCTTCGTCGCGCTGCCCGCGGTGGCGGCGGCCACGGTCAGCCGCGAGCACCCGCTGCCGGTCGAGCGGCTCGCCGCGCAGGTGGCCGGCGGGCAGCGGGTGAGCCTGCTGCTCCCGACGTAG
- a CDS encoding GlxA family transcriptional regulator has product MLRSVAALVLPATSPFEFATLCEVFGVDRTTEGVPPIDLRVCGPVAGEPLRTTVGASLVPDHGLEGLRGVDLVAVSATRDREFAPEVLDALRVAAADGATLLSVCSGSFVLGAAGLLDGRRCTTHWMNVDELRERHPLAIIDPDVLYVDDGDIITSAGTAAGIDACLHLVRRELGSAAVNTIARRMVVPPQRDGGQRQYVEQPIPVCSADGLAPVLDWALEHLDEEHTVSGLARRARMSDRSFARRFVAETGTTPHRWLTLQRVLLAQRLLEDTTLGVDDVAARSGFGTGALLRHHFRKVVGVSPVDYRRTFRGVPA; this is encoded by the coding sequence ATGCTCCGGTCCGTCGCGGCGCTCGTGCTGCCCGCCACCTCCCCGTTCGAGTTCGCGACGCTCTGCGAGGTGTTCGGCGTCGACCGGACGACCGAGGGCGTCCCCCCGATCGACCTGCGGGTCTGCGGTCCGGTGGCGGGGGAGCCGCTGCGCACCACCGTCGGCGCCTCGCTCGTCCCCGACCACGGCCTGGAGGGGCTGCGCGGCGTCGACCTGGTGGCCGTCTCGGCCACCCGCGACCGGGAGTTCGCCCCCGAGGTCCTCGACGCCCTGCGCGTAGCCGCGGCCGACGGCGCCACCCTGCTGTCGGTCTGCTCGGGCAGCTTCGTGCTCGGCGCGGCCGGCCTGCTCGACGGCCGCCGCTGCACCACGCACTGGATGAACGTCGACGAGCTCCGCGAGCGCCACCCGCTCGCGATCATCGACCCGGACGTCCTCTACGTCGACGACGGCGACATCATCACCAGCGCGGGCACCGCCGCCGGCATCGACGCCTGCCTGCACCTGGTGCGCCGCGAGCTGGGCAGCGCCGCGGTCAACACGATCGCGCGGCGGATGGTCGTCCCGCCCCAGCGCGACGGCGGGCAGCGCCAGTACGTCGAGCAGCCGATCCCGGTGTGCTCGGCCGACGGGCTCGCGCCGGTGCTCGACTGGGCCCTGGAGCACCTCGACGAGGAGCACACGGTGTCCGGCCTGGCCCGCCGCGCCCGGATGTCGGACCGCAGCTTCGCCCGCCGCTTCGTCGCCGAGACCGGCACCACCCCGCACCGCTGGCTCACCCTGCAGCGGGTCCTGCTCGCGCAGCGCCTGCTGGAGGACACCACCCTGGGCGTCGACGACGTGGCGGCCCGCAGCGGGTTCGGCACCGGGGCGCTGCTGCGCCACCACTTCCGCAAGGTCGTCGGGGTGTCGCCGGTCGACTACCGCCGCACGTTCCGCGGCGTCCCGGCCTGA
- a CDS encoding ABC transporter ATP-binding protein, with protein MTDALEIAGAHHRYGAHVALDGVDLTVRAGECVALLGPNGAGKTTLIGLATGLVSRQAGHVTVCGGDPRRAAVRRHLGVVQQTMGFPATETVGELVRGAAVRAGRPASAAGPVLAEIGVADLAARRAPALSGGQRQRVGLAMALVGDPALLLLDEPTVGLDVTARRAFWRVLAARRDAGVAMVLTTHVVEEAAAFADRVVVLHRGRVVATGTPDALASRLPDRTVSARTALDDVALRALPGVGTLRRDGDRVHLGTAEPEDLLREWLARDRGLSELRVEGAGLEQALLALTGEEVPA; from the coding sequence ATGACCGACGCACTGGAGATCGCCGGCGCGCACCACCGCTACGGCGCGCACGTCGCGCTGGACGGCGTCGACCTCACCGTCCGCGCCGGGGAGTGCGTCGCGCTCCTCGGCCCGAACGGGGCGGGGAAGACGACGCTCATCGGGCTCGCCACCGGGCTGGTCTCCCGTCAGGCCGGGCACGTGACGGTGTGCGGCGGGGACCCCCGCCGCGCGGCCGTCCGCCGCCACCTCGGTGTCGTGCAGCAGACCATGGGGTTCCCGGCCACCGAGACCGTGGGCGAGCTCGTGCGCGGCGCCGCCGTCCGGGCCGGGCGTCCGGCGTCGGCGGCGGGGCCGGTGCTCGCCGAGATCGGCGTCGCCGACCTGGCCGCGCGCCGCGCCCCGGCGCTGTCGGGCGGGCAGCGCCAGCGGGTCGGGCTCGCGATGGCGCTGGTCGGCGACCCGGCGCTGCTGCTGCTCGACGAACCGACCGTCGGGCTCGACGTCACCGCCCGCCGCGCGTTCTGGCGGGTGCTCGCCGCGCGCCGTGACGCCGGGGTCGCGATGGTGCTGACCACGCACGTCGTCGAGGAGGCCGCGGCCTTCGCCGACCGGGTGGTGGTGCTGCACCGCGGGCGGGTCGTCGCCACCGGCACGCCCGACGCGCTGGCGTCGCGCCTGCCGGACCGGACGGTCAGCGCCCGCACCGCGCTGGACGACGTCGCGCTGCGCGCGCTGCCCGGCGTCGGCACGCTGCGCCGCGACGGCGACCGCGTGCACCTCGGCACCGCCGAGCCGGAGGACCTGCTGCGGGAGTGGCTGGCCCGCGACCGCGGGCTGTCGGAGCTGCGCGTCGAGGGCGCCGGGCTGGAGCAGGCGCTGCTCGCCCTGACCGGCGAGGAGGTGCCGGCGTGA
- a CDS encoding ABC transporter permease has protein sequence MSASTVPAVSVLPVLRSEIGEGLRAILREPTALVFSVLMPVGFYALFTSVFGGQQTSDGLPFAATSIAGYGAFGVVSVMLLNPGIGVAEDRTRGWLRVKMVSATPLGVTLAARVLAALPYALGVVLAMGAASLLVAGPVLDLGTWVRLVVVLVVGSLPFALFGLAVGFVASSNAAAAILNAVLFPMVLASGLWVPLELLPGFLQAVAPFLPTYHLAQLAQAQLTGAPAGGHLLAVLAATVVGAVVARLAYRNLRV, from the coding sequence GTGAGCGCCTCCACCGTCCCCGCCGTGTCCGTGCTGCCGGTCCTGCGCTCCGAGATCGGCGAGGGGCTGCGCGCGATCCTGCGCGAGCCGACGGCGCTGGTGTTCTCCGTGCTCATGCCCGTCGGGTTCTACGCGCTGTTCACCTCGGTGTTCGGGGGGCAGCAGACCTCGGACGGGCTGCCCTTCGCGGCCACGTCCATCGCCGGGTACGGCGCGTTCGGCGTCGTCTCGGTGATGCTGCTCAACCCCGGGATCGGGGTGGCGGAGGACCGCACGCGCGGCTGGCTGCGCGTCAAGATGGTGTCCGCGACGCCGCTGGGCGTGACGCTCGCGGCCCGCGTGCTCGCCGCGCTGCCCTACGCGCTGGGCGTGGTCCTGGCGATGGGGGCGGCGTCGCTGCTGGTCGCCGGGCCCGTGCTGGACCTCGGGACGTGGGTGCGGCTCGTCGTCGTGCTCGTCGTCGGGTCGCTGCCGTTCGCGCTGTTCGGGCTCGCGGTGGGGTTCGTGGCGTCGTCGAACGCGGCGGCGGCGATCCTCAACGCGGTGCTGTTCCCGATGGTGCTGGCGTCGGGGCTGTGGGTGCCGCTGGAGCTGCTGCCGGGGTTCCTGCAGGCGGTCGCGCCGTTCCTGCCGACCTACCACCTCGCGCAGCTCGCGCAGGCCCAGCTCACCGGGGCACCGGCGGGCGGGCACCTGCTCGCGGTGCTCGCCGCGACCGTCGTCGGGGCCGTGGTCGCTAGGCTCGCCTACCGTAACCTGCGCGTGTGA